The Raphanus sativus cultivar WK10039 chromosome 2, ASM80110v3, whole genome shotgun sequence DNA segment aaaacttaaatactTTATTTTTCCCAATATATGAAGTGTTTACttaattgtttgttttttttgaaggTGGGACATTTGCGTTGTACTCGCTTCTATGCAGGTATGCAAAGCTAAGCGTTTTACCAAATCATCAAGAAACGGATGAGAAACTATCAACTTATGCAACGGGAAGCCCTGGAGAGACTAGACAGAGCACAGCTGTTAAATCTTTCTTTGAGAAACACCCAAAATCTCAAAAGTGCTTGTTGATCTTTGTGCTTTTAGGGACATGTATGGCTATTGGTGATAGTGTCCTCACTCCAACAATCTCAGGTGAATTCTCTACGTGATAACTTAGGGCACAAGTCTTCttcttttagatttaatatcaGTTCTAAACACTTTGTTTCTTGCAGTTCTTTCTGCTGTTTCTGGAGTCAAGCTCAAGATTCCTGAACTCCACGAGAGTATGTTTGAATCTGTTTAGCTTACTTTGACAACACACACGTATACCAAAAGCTAATGTCTAGTTTTGTCTATCTTGTCCTTTGATTCCAGATTATGTTGTCATCATCTCTTGTATCATCTTGGTGGCGATATTCGCAGTGCAGCGTTATGGTACGCATAGAGTTGCTTTCATTTTTGCTCCAATCTCCACTGCTTGGCTTCTCTCGATCAGCAGCATTGGAGTCTACAACACAATCAAATGGAACCCTCATATAGTCTCTGCCCTTTCACCGGTTTACATGTATAAGTTCCTCCGAAGCACCGGCGTAGAAGGGTGGGTTTCACTTGGGGGAGTTGTTCTTTCAATCACTGGTAAAAGAAACTTGGttaatttatcttattaaaacataaatatgaaactGATCTTGTTACTTACGATTTGTGCCATTCGAAATATTTgaatgcttaaatattcatttttttggacaaagcttaaatattcattaagtataatttcatcatattaAATGGATTTaacaattttcaaaacaaaacaattacaaaattctctaaatgtaattttatacttttctaaataattgaatattttcgtcatatttattataaattaaaattatacaaaaaataattgttaaatatcttaaaattagtaaattaaGCTATAGTATGTTTATAGAAAGGTAAAATTTTTGAACAAATCTTAAATTGTTGcatctacaactatatattaattttaaatgactaaacatcaaaaaaaaagaaatttttgttaaaaaatattccactttttaaaaaagcagttaaaatctagttaaacTACTATAACATCATCAGAGATTATGTTCCTCATTCTTCTATTGTGTTAATTCTTCTCAGGTGTCGAGACCATGTTTGCTGACTTAGGTCACTTCTCTTCCTTGTCCATAAAGGTAACACCCCTTAACTTTATAAGAtatggtttcaaataaaaagCTTCCTCTTTTAGTAACACAAATTGAAATCAGGTAGCTTTCTCGTTCTTTGTATACCCATGTTTGATTCTTGCATACATGGGTGAAGCTGCATTTCTCTCTAAACACCATGAAGACATCCAGAGAAGCTTCTACAAGGCAATACCTggtaaacaacaaaataaaacggTTTAGTGTGGTGGTCATTAGTCATCAACCGATAAACACAAAGTTTTGTTTTGCAGAGCCTGTGTTCTGGCCAGTGTTCATCATAGCTACATTTGCAGCTGTGATTGGAAGCCAAGCTGTAATATCCGCAACATTTTCAATCATAAGTCAATGTTGTGCGCTTGATTGCTTTCCTAGGGTCAAGATCATTCACACTTCAAGCAAAATCCATGGACAAATCTACATCCCTGAAGTAAACTGGATGTTAATGTGCCTTTGCTTGGCTGTCACGGTAGGGTTAAGAGACACTAACATGATCGGTCACGCATACGGTAAAAAACATCATGATCATTAACATAAAACTTCATataaccatttttaaaaataaataatctttatttttctttttctgcagGGCTTGCTGTGACATCCGTGATGCTTATAACCACATGTTTGATGACATTAGTAATGACAATCGTATGGAAACAGAGAACCATTACAGTTCTTgctttcttcctctgtttcggTTCCATAGAGCTTCTCTACTTCTCGTCATGCGTCTACAAAATACCCGAAGGAGGATGGATCCCTATCCTCCTCTCCTTGACATTCATGGCTGTGATGTACATCTGGAACTACGGAACTACAAAGAAACATGAGTTCGACGTTGAGAACAAGGTCTCAATAGACCGGATCATCGCTCTAGGACCGAGTATTGGGATGGTGAGAGTTCCAGGGATAGGATTGGTCTATACTAATCTAGTGACAGGAGTTCCAGCTGTGTTCGGACACTTCGTGACGAACCTGCCTGCCTTTCACAGGATCCTTGTCTTTGTATGCGTGAAGTCGGTTCAGGTTCCGTAcgttggagaagaagagaggttTGTGATAAGCAGAGTGGGGCCGAAAGAGTATGGGATGTTTAGAAGTGTGGTTAGGTATGGATACAGAGATGTTCCTAGGGAGATGTACGATTTCGAGAGCCGGTTAGTGTCTGCTATTGTGGAGTTCGTTGAAACCGAACCGGGAGGTGAAGAAGGGTCTGAGTTGAGGATGGAGATAATGGAAGCGAAGGAAGCAGGAGTAGCGTATATATTGGGTCAGTCTTACGCAAAGGCGAAACAGTCTTCTTCCGTGTTGAAGAAGTTAGCGGTGAATGTTGTGTTTGCGTTTATGAGCACGAATTGCAGAGGGACAGATGTTGTGCTTAATGTTCCTCATACTTCTCTGCTTGAAGTTGGGATGGTTTATTACGTctaaaagagagaaagatgttTAGGTTTAACAGAAAGAAAGAAGTAGATCAATACACTACAGTGTAGTAGAGAGACGAGAGAGTTCTGACAGAGAAGTTAGTGTATTGCATTTGCTAGTGTATAATGTGTAAATATACTTACAATTAATGAATGATATctaagaaattatatatttgtgagTTGTGATAGTTATCTAAAGACTGAGGACAAAATGGAATATATAATAATCATAATACTATTAAGTAAACTAACTTCTAATATGTTTAAAACCATATACTTATATCATAATTTTCTTATGGTCAACTGGTGTATAACATCTCCATTATGTCTCTAAGCACATAGTTTAATTTGTAAAGTAGAGTTTGATTCCCACGTACgtgcaaatattttttttattttataaagtataattttaatattatctaAACATTTAAATACATGATTTAcatttagtgttatatattatataactttataattttattatacttTCAGtgagtttcaaaataatttaaaagataaatattagttggagatataaaaatttaacacatgttaataatttatttttgtacaatATAATATAGTTAGATCTTTTTAATTGTCTCActtctattttttcctttttttaatttgcttCTAGGGTTGGTAGATGCCAAGTTTGTTAGGGTTTTGTGCTTTTTTCTTATATAGTGTGTTTTATGCACTCCTCCTTTTAGGATAATTTCCTATATATTAcgttataaatatgatttattttattaggaCTATTCCTCttgtaataaatattaaagCTGTGAGATCAATAACACAAATTATTTAGCTTGATTGTTGAGCCTCCTAAAATTATGGCAGCCAAGAAGCAATCCTCGGAACCGCCGTGTCTCTGATTACGTCACTTCCCCAAGACATCATCCTTGACATATTAGCGCGGGTATCTAGATTCGACTATCCAGCATTCTCCGTAGTTTGCAAGCACTTCAGGTCAATTATTGCGTCCCCGGAGATATACGCTAGACGATCCTTGTTGGGACGCACGGAGCCACTGTCTCTATGTTTTCCTCTCTTGCATGGACGAAACTCGTTGGCGATACTGTAACCGTTGTTACATTCTCTGCCCGAAAGCCGAAGNNNNNNNNNNNNNNNNNNNNNNNNNNNNNNNNNNNNNNNNNNNNNNNNNNNNNNNNNNNNNNNNNNNNNNNNNNNNNNNNNNNNNNNNNNNNNNNNNNNNAAATATTACtggaaaaaggaaaacaaaaaaagctaATTTTGAGATCATCTTCTCCACGAATTGACAGATGCCTTTAAAATAAGTCCGGATAGTGGACCTTGAGGAAAAATTTGTCGTATCAAATCCAAAAAGATCCAAATTCAGTTTTTGAAGTTTTGGATGCAGAATTCGTTGGCTGATTCTTTAATGCAAAGTCCACAAAGCAAATATTCAATCTggattaagatttataatatgcAGTTACTCCCCGTAAATTAAGCTTATGACAGGTCAAGCTCGATGACACTGAAgattgtatataaaaaaaaaaaaaaaaagaactacaaTCCTGATTAGCTCGAAATTTATGAAGAAAAGTCTGACCAAATAAAATTGTTTCTTAGAATCTCTGACACGTAAAAAATtttgcattatatatatatatataaacattcaAGAAAAACATACCATTGACGCATCAATCTTCACGTCCAAAATATTcaccaaattttatttataatcatctttttttttaataaataagatcGTTCAACTATCATGGACTCGTGCAAGAAAAACTTACCGCCGTCTTGCGGATCACTCGTAACCATCCTCAGCCTCGACGGCGGTGGAGTCAGAGGAATTATGGCCGGAGTGATCCTTGCGTATCTAGAAGAGCAGCTTCAGGTTTTGTATCTATtgattatatgttatatgcttttttttttcaaatatatatgccatattacaatattaaatatacataGTTCAACTACATAATTTTCAAAGATATAACAGCAGAATAAGATTTTATAGATTACTTACAAGATAGTCAATGAAATTCTTTTTTCTGGTTATATTTTCGAGCCATATTGTTCAATTTTGCCGGTAATATATAAGGCGCTCGATGGAGAAGACATGAGGCTAGCAGATTACTTCGACGTGGTAGCCGGAACTAGCACCGGTGGCCTCATTACGGCCATGTTAACTGTACCAGACGAGAACGGACGTCCTCGGTTCGCGGCCAAAGACATTGTTCCGTTTTATCTTCAACATTCTCCCAAAATATTTCCACAGCCCGGGTAAGCAAATATTACACAGTTATATATCACAAACGCCATTCACAAATTTTACAACTTAATAAACGTATATGCTCcacacaaataaaaataaataataacactAGTAGAGGACAATCGTTGTATTTTACCTTGCCgtttatattttacaatttacaaTGATATATGACTTTGTTTTCTTATGCcttttctcaaaagaaaaaataaaacaatgataTGACAACAAACTTAGTTACTGGGacaatgtattttaaaaaatcaaaacaaaacactgtACGTTGTAAATTTCAACGTAAACGTGTTTAAAAAGCTTGTAATTTCTAGAAATAAAATTACAACGAAAGattaattttggaaattttatttcattttctaacGAACACTTTTCATTTATATCAAATTCCACGTTGAGATATATAAAAGACATATGCAGACGAATGTTTTCTCTGATACCAAAGCTTCCAAAGCTTTTGTCTGGCCCAAAATACGATGGAGTGTATCTACGGAATCTACTAAATAATCTTCTTGGAGAGACAAGACTCCACCAGACAGTCACAAACGTTGTCATACCTACCTTCGACATGAAGAAACTACAACCCACCATCTTCTCCTCTTACCAGGCAATTTTCTACTCATGTCTCTTCTTAACATAACACGTATATAAACTATAGAATCAAAATTTATTGTTTCATCAACATCAAGCTAATTAAGTAGCTAACAGTAATAGTTAACTTTCTTTGTAACGTCTTCTTGAAGGCATTGGCTGACCCTAGCTTGGATGTCAAGATATCAGACATATGCATTGGCACATCGGCTGCTCCTACTTACTTTCCTCCTCATTACTTTATCAATGAAGATATTAAAGGCAAGACGTCTGAGTTTCACCTAGTTGATGGCGGAGTTACTGCTAATAATCCGGTAACACACAACATTTTTAGCAGTTTCTAGATACTGGAAAAATCGAAGAAGAAtgcaaaaaaaacattttttactttattcaTTAGGTTTCATTTTGCATATTTGGGGAGTATTTAGTCAGATACGTGTTAAGACATGtaactaattttatttgtgtttggttttgcTATAGACTCTGCTGGCCATGACAGCTGTCACTAAGCAGATCGTGAATGATAATCCTGACATGGGTGAGCTCAAGCCGTTAGGTTACAACAAGTTTCTCGTTGTGTCGATAGGAACAGGGTCTGCACAAAAGGAGGAGAAGTATAGCGCAAAAAAGGCTGCAAAATGGGGAATCATATCTTGGTTATATGACAATGGATCTGCTCCTATACTAGACATTACCATGGAATCAAGCCGCGACTTAGTTGATTTTCCACAGTTCTGTTGTGTTCAAAGCCCGACAATCCGAGGACAAGTATCTCAGAATTGATGTGAGAGCGTGAGAGCGACACAtgaacataaattaaaatttgttactaataatttaatttacgCAATTTTTATGAGTCAAACTGTTTGCAGGATGATACATTGAAAGGAGATGCAAGCTCTATGGACTTAGCAACAAATCCCAATTTAGAGAATCTTGTGATAAATGGAGAGAAGATGCTGAAAAACAGAGTTGCGCAAATGAACATCGACACTGGTCTATATGAACCTGTTCCTGGAAATGTCACCAATGAGCAAGAGCTCAAGAggtaaaattcaaattttgttGAATCGATTTCTTGGATCAAATGTCATCGCATCGTAGTAATGGTTAAAATGCAGGTTTGCGAAAATGCTCTCGGATGAAAGGAAACTAAGGATGCAAAGCGACGAGACACGTAAAGTTTCATCAATTGAATTAAGCTTGATGATCGCTCGTGCTTTGTGTGATTTGGTGCATGAATAATATAATCtgtaaaaaatacaaataacaGTAGTAAGAATAATTTGCTGTACGAcggttttgtgtgtgtttgccTTCTTTTGATAATGAAGTTACGCTAGTTTCATTATATTCAACACATATCAAAGTGGACAATCCTATGACTTTATATATAATCATTACAAAAAGATGTCGCTTTCTTTAGAAAATGTTCAGTGTTCAACGTTCATAAGAAAACTCATATATATGTGTTACACGCCAAAGCCTGTTAATTAATCGTATCTATTAAAACGGTCATAAGAAACTCATATGTGTGTTACACGCCAAAGAGTATTAATCATACATATTATCACATAATTAGGTAactaattaagaaattaaagGTCAATTAAAGGAGATTAGATACGTGAAGAATTGCACAAAGAGGGTCAGGGTGTCAAGGGTAAGATAACATTGGAATCAAATTTGTATTATTCTTGTAATTAACGTGTAAAAACATCTGACGTACAGCCGGATATAATGGTCTCACAACGTGGACCATGGATACATATTGTACTACTTGTCACGCATCGACAGAGCCAAATTCTGTAAATCGATTTAATAGTTGATTGTTGGACACTTGAGCTTCAACATAATgaaaaaatttatatagttgTCGTAAGCAAAAATGCATTACTTTGaacatatatttctttctttttttaaaaaaaaaaatctggaccTTAGATATAAATGTAACTTTGATG contains these protein-coding regions:
- the LOC130508352 gene encoding potassium transporter 1 — protein: MNQSPTLIEQGISRQHLRTVSCANVLTLAYQSLGVVYGDLSTSPLYVYKTTFSGKLSLREDDEEIFGVFSFIFWTFTLIALFKYVFIVLSADDNGEGGTFALYSLLCRYAKLSVLPNHQETDEKLSTYATGSPGETRQSTAVKSFFEKHPKSQKCLLIFVLLGTCMAIGDSVLTPTISVLSAVSGVKLKIPELHENYVVIISCIILVAIFAVQRYGTHRVAFIFAPISTAWLLSISSIGVYNTIKWNPHIVSALSPVYMYKFLRSTGVEGWVSLGGVVLSITGVETMFADLGHFSSLSIKVAFSFFVYPCLILAYMGEAAFLSKHHEDIQRSFYKAIPEPVFWPVFIIATFAAVIGSQAVISATFSIISQCCALDCFPRVKIIHTSSKIHGQIYIPEVNWMLMCLCLAVTVGLRDTNMIGHAYGLAVTSVMLITTCLMTLVMTIVWKQRTITVLAFFLCFGSIELLYFSSCVYKIPEGGWIPILLSLTFMAVMYIWNYGTTKKHEFDVENKVSIDRIIALGPSIGMVRVPGIGLVYTNLVTGVPAVFGHFVTNLPAFHRILVFVCVKSVQVPYVGEEERFVISRVGPKEYGMFRSVVRYGYRDVPREMYDFESRLVSAIVEFVETEPGGEEGSELRMEIMEAKEAGVAYILGQSYAKAKQSSSVLKKLAVNVVFAFMSTNCRGTDVVLNVPHTSLLEVGMVYYV